TTATCGGATACACAAGCTGGGGACCTATTGACATTGTTAGTGCTTCCTCAGGAGAAATGAAAAAACGCTATGGCTATATTTATGTAGATCGTGACAACGAAGGCAACGGCTCTCTGAAACGGATTAAAAAGAAAAGCTTCCACTGGTACAAAAATGTGATTCAGTCTGACGGCGAGAACCTGGGAGAGTAAACGTACAACGAGTAATTGTACAACAAGTATACAGGATCGGATGCCCCGGATTTCCGGGGATTTCCGTTTCCGTTTCTTGGGTGAAAGCGTTGACAATCGATCCTCTTCGGGCTATACTTGACGCAATTCCATCATTTTTAGGATTGTTACTGCGTAGCAGGCAAAACCTAAGCCACGAATAAGCAGATTTTATGGTCTTGTTTATTTGCTGCGCTTTGGTTTTTTTCTGTTTTCAAATAAAGGATGGAATAGGTGTGGCTCTTGCTGGCATATAGAACGGGGGATCGAGATGAATATAGCAAAGGTCATTAACAACAATGTAATTAGCGTCTACCAGTCCGATGGCACGGAACTCGTGGTGATGGGACGGGGGATTGCATTTAAGAAAAAGCCTGGAGACAAAGTGGACGAAACCAGAATTCAGAAGGTATTTGCTCTGAAAAACAAGCAGACGTCCGATAACTTCAAAATGCTGCTGCGCGAAGTTCCGCTTGATTTGATCGTGATCGTGGAAGAAATCATTAATGACGCCAAGCATAATCTGAACAGAAAGCTGAACGAAAATATTTATGTTTCTTTGACCGACCATATCAATTTCGCCGTGGAAAGATACCGGGAAGGATTGGAGATCAAAAACGCGTTATTGTGGGAAATCAAGCAGCTATACAAAGAAGAATTTGCAATTGGTCTGAAAACGCTGGAACAAATCAAACAAAGACTCGGTATTGAACTGCCTGTAGACGAAGCGGCTTTTATTGCGATTCACATCGTGAATGCTGAAATGAACGAAGAAGTCATTACCACCATGAGTATTACAAAGTTTATCCAGCAGATTATCAATATCGCCAAATATCATTTTAAGGTCGATTTTGACGAGGATTCTCTGAGCTATTTCCGTTTTATTACGCATCTGAAATTTTTCGCCCAGCGCGTATTTAAGGGGAATCACTACGAAAATAACTATGATCATTTGTACGACATGATTAAGGAAAAGCACAAGGAAGCCGCAGCCTGTACGGAGAAAATCGGAGCTTTTGTGAAAAAAGAATACAATCACGAATTGACGAATGAAGAAAAGTTGTATCTGACTGTGCATATTGAGCGGGTGGTGAACAGATAAGCCGAGCTTTTTCAACGAAAATGAATCAAGAATATACGCTTAAATGTTTTTGTTGACAAATATGTAAGATTAATTATATTATGAGAGCAACAGGAATTTAATAAGTTTTAACTGGGATTGTTACTGGTTATGCAGGCAAAACCTAAGTCATGAAAAATCGCGGGACACCCATTGCCCACTATTTTTCAAGGCTTAGGTTTTTTGTGTGCCTAAATATGTAAAATGCCCTTAGAACATGGAGGTGTCTAACATGAGTTATGAAAAACTGGCTAAAGATATCGTGCATCTGGTAGGTGGAGAAGAAAATGTAGTATCGCTCGTTCACTGTGCCACTCGCCTGCGTTTTGTGCTAAAAGATGAGGCAAAGGCAGACAAAGGAAAGCTGGAAAAAACCGATGGTATTATCACGGTCAAGCAGAGCGGCGGTCAGTTCCAGGTCGTCGTCGGCAACAAAGTGCCTGAGGTTTATAATGCAATCGGCAAAGTATCCAACATTTTGAGTGAAACTGGACAAGAAGACAAATCGGCTAAAGGCAACAAGGGATTTGGCGCTGTTATAGATGTCATTTCCAGTATTTTTGCACCGCTGCTCGGAGTTATGGCAGGGTCCGGTATTTTGAAAGGTCTGCTGCTGATCGCCAGCAACCTTGGCTGGCTGCAGCCGAAAGAAACGACCTACATGATTTTGTATGCTGCAGCTGACAGCTTGTTTTATTTTCTCCCCCTCTTGTTAGCGGTTACAACAGCCCGGAAATTTGCAGGCAACATCTTTGTTGCCCTGACGATTGCCGGAGGGTTGCTTTACCCGTCTATCGTCACATTGAAAACGGAAGGTACACCTACGGACTTCTTCGGTATTCCGATTGTCATGATGAGTTATTCGTCTACCGTCATTCCGATCATTTTAGCTGTCATCGTTATGAGTAAGCTGGAAAAAGCGTGCAATCGATTCATACATGAGAGTGTCAAAAACTTCGTTACACCGTTGATCTTACTAGTTATTATGCTTCCTCTGACTTTGATGGTCTTCGGACCCGTCGGGGTGTACGTAGGTAACGGGATTGCTGCCGGACTCGTTGCTGCGTTCAGCTTTAGTCCGCTGCTGGCTGGAGCAATCCTCGGCGCTTGCTGGCAGTTGCTCGTTATTTTCGGTGTACACTGGGGCCTTATACCTGTGTTTATTAACAACATTGCTGTTAACGGCAGAGACGGAATCAAGCCTTCTGCTTCAGCTTCCATCTTTGCTCAAACCGGCGCAGCATTTGGTGTCATGCTGAAAACTAAAAATAAAAAGCTGAAAACCCTGGCAGGCTCAGCTACACTTACCGCTTTGTTCGGCATCACGGAGCCAGCCGTCTATGGGGTTACGCTGCCGCTGAAGCGTCCGTTTATTGCCGGTGTTATCGGCGGTGCTATCGGTGGTGCGATTATCGGTCAAGCAGGAACGCAGGCATTCGCTTCTGGCGCACCTGGATTGCTGACCTTGCCAATCTTTTACGGTCCTGGCGGACAAGGCTTCCCGGGATTGATTCTAGGGATTACGGTATCATTTCTGGTTTCGGCCATTTTGACCTATATTTTGGGATTTGAAGATCCGGTAGAAGAAGAGGAAAGCACTGACAATTCGACTAAAGAATCTGCTCCTACAGCTGCTGTATCTAATGAAGAGGTTCTTAGCCCGATTGAAGGAACTGTGGTCGCTCTGTCGGAGGTTCCCGATCCCGCATTTGCTTCGGAAGCTATGGGTAAAGGTATCGCCATCCAACCGACAACGGGCAGAGTTGTAGCCCCATTCGATGGAACCATTACTGTGGCGTTCAAGAAAAAACATGCGCTTGCGATTGTTTCGCACCATGGTGCAGAAGTTCTGGTTCACGTCGGAGTAGATACGGTCAAGCTGGACGGTAAACATTTTACCTCCCATATCAAAGAAGGAGATCAGGTAAAAGCAGGAGATCTGCTGCTTGAGTTTGATGTTGAGCAAATCAGGGCAGAGGGTTATCCTACGATTACGCCAGTTATCATTACGAATTCTTCCGAATATACTGAAATCCTTCCCATCCCTCAAGGGGATATAACGGAGCAGACCCCGCTGTTGAAACTGTCTAGTGCTTCGAATGAAAAAGAGGGCATCGCCTGAATGTCTTAAGGACAAAGCTCTGATGATCCACATTCTGGATCATCAGAGCTTTTTTGTCGTCATTTATGTAGCCGATAAGTCCATCTGTAATTGACAATATGTCAATTAAATTAACTTGTATGGTGATACAATCTAATCTATAATTTTTTTGTAATTATGCAAATTTACCGGAAAAATAGACCAGAAATTTATTGACTGATCAGGGGGAAAGGCAAGGAATGTTAGAGAAATGGGCAGAAGCAGTGAATGGCATCATCTGGAGTAATCCGGTGGTATATGTCTGTTTGGGCGTGGGCTTGTTATTTTCCATAATGACACGATTCCTGCAAATCAGGCATCTTAAAGAGATGATTCGCTTGGTATTTAAAGGGAAAAGCTCTGAGGCAGGTGTATCCTCCTTTCAGGCTTTTACAATGGCGCTATCAGGGCGTGTAGGGACGGGGAATATAGCAGGTATTGCCTTGGCTGTCGGCATGGGCGGACCGGGGGCGATATTTTGGATGTGGGTCATGGCTTTTATCGGGTCAGCTACGGCTTTTGTTGAATCCACACTGGCTCAGGTATATAAGGTAAAGCGCGATGGTTTGTACCGGGGTGGCCCTGCCTTTTATATTGAAAAAGGAACGGGGCTAAAATGGTTTGCTGTTATTTTTGCGGTTGTCGCACTGGTAGCTATGTGTTTGTTACTGCCGGGAACCCAGTCAAATTCCATTGCTGTAGCTTTCCACAGTTCGTTTGGGATAGATATGAAGGTTTCAGGGATTTTAGTTGTCGTTTTACTGGCACTTATTATCTTTGGCGGGGTAAAAAGAATTGCCAAGGTCGCTGAGGTGGTCATTCCTTTTATGGCCCTTGGCTACATTCTCGTCTCTTTCTATATTATGATGACGAATATCACTGCACTCCCGGGTGTAATCTCACTCATTTTCCGCAGTGCCTTTGGTATGGATTCCGTGTTCGGCGGCATGGTAGGAACAGCGATTGCTTGGGGCGTAAAGCGCGGGATTTACTCCAACGAAGCCGGACAAGGCTCCGGTGCGCATCCGGCTGCCGCTGCTGAAGTATCTCACCCGGCCAAGCAGGGGCTGGTTCAGGCATTTTCCGTATACGTAGATACCTTCTTGGTCTGTACGTCTACGGCTTTCATGGTTCTGTTCACAGGCATGTATAACGTGAAGGGACCTGGTGGCGATTATATTGTACACAATCTCCCTGGCGTCGAAGAAGGAACCCAATATACGCAGGCTGCTATAGAGTCGGTGTTTCCGGGCTTCGGCTCCAGTCTGCTGGCGATTACATTGTTCTTTTTCGCATTTACGACCATCATCGCTTATTACTACATTGCAGAAACGAATATGGCCTATCTCGTTGCGGACCACAAAGCCAAATGGCCCATGTTCGTCCTAAAACTGGTTATTCTGGGCTCGACGTTCTACGGAACGGTAGTCAAGGAATCAGCGTTGGCGTGGACCTTGGGGGATATGGGTGTCGGCATTATGCTCTGGGTGAATCTAATCGCCATGATTCTGCTGGCCAAGCCTGCCTTTCGCGTGCTTAAGGATTACGAACGGCAGCGAAAGCATGGGCTGGATCCGGTATTCGACCCGGAGAAGGTGGGGATTCCCAATGCCGAGTATTGGTCCAAGGAATACCGCCAGCCTGCTGATGAGCTAACGATCACCGTTGAACCGGGCAAGCTTCAAGTCTAGGAAGATGATAGATAAGCAAGATCAAAGGTGGCCCCATTGGAGTCATCTTTTTTTCGTTATCTTGCCTTTACATTCCAAGAGGGGTACATACGTTCACTATTTGGTTTATAATTTAGACATAGACATGTGGGAGGCCGCATTGTACAAGAGAGGTGATTAGAATGGAAACATCTGATTTGTCTATAACTGATGACATGTGGAGAGCTATTGTGGAAAATGACAAGTCTTATGACGGCGTTTTTTGGTACGCTGTAAAGACAACAGGCATATTTTGTCGCCCCTCCTGCAAATCCCGTCCTCCGAAGAAAGAAAACATTCGTGTATTTAAAACAGCAGAGCAGGCTTTGGCAGAGCAATTTCGTCCATGCAAAAGGTGCAAACCGACAGGACAGCATTTGCCTGATCATGAATGGATGGCATGGGTTACAGAATATGTGAATTCTCACTATATGGAAGACCTATCATTGCACATTCTTGCTGAAATAAGTCATGGAAGCCCGTACCATTTACATCGCACCTTCAAGCGGATCATGCATATAACCCCGATGGAATATATTCAACAAACCCGATTGGCGCAAGCCAGGAAACAGCTGATTGGCTCGGATAAGTCGGTGGCGGAAGTGGGGAAGAGCGTAGGTTTGTCCAATACTCCTTACTTTATTACGTTATTTAAAAAGAATATGGGCTGCACTCCGTTGCAATATCGTCAGCTCAAATCCCAGGAAGCACAAAATGGAGGTATACAGCATGGAAAATCAAACGAATAAGACGATCTATTGGTCATTGTTGACCCATAAGGATTGGAATTTATATATTGCAGCCACATCTAAAGGACTATGTTATGTAGGCTCGCCCAATCAACCTGTAGCGGAATTGATTTCATGGGTAGGGAATCGGTTTCCCGGCAGTTCTGTAGTTGAAGAGGCTACGTTCTTACAGCCCTATGCCAAGGAGCTGATTGAATATTTTCAAGGAGAACGAACAAATTTTACCATTCAGTTTGACTTTCAAGGAACTGTGTTCCAAATGGCGGTGTGGAGCGCGCTATGTGACATTCCGTATGGGGAAACACAATCCTACTCAGATATTGCCCATGCTATACAAAAGCCTGCATCTGTACGTGCGGTGGGAGCTGCGATCGGTGCTAATCCGATTTTGATTACCATTCCATGTCACCGGGTTATCGGCAAAAATGGGGCTTTGACCGGATATCGTGGCGGTTTGGATATGAAAGTAAAGCTCTTGCAGCTCGAACGAGGCGAATGATGAAAAATGAGTATTTTTACAAAAATCCCAAAACTCTTCTGAATAAAGGGACAGGCTTCCTGTCAGGGTATACACACTCGTTGAACCCATATACAGGCTGTACCTTTGGCTGCTCATATTGCTATGTGCGTCAATTGCCAGTCTCTACGTTCCGGAAGGAAGCTTGGGGGACATGGGTAGATATCAAAAATCAGGCGGCAGATATTCTTCGCAAGGAGCTTCGCAGGGCCAAATCAAAAGGCAAAGTCACGATTTTTATGTCGTCCAGCACGGACCCTTATCAGCCTATTGAGTACAAGGAAGAGGTGACCCGTTCATTACTGGAAGTGATGCTGGAAGATCCGCCGGATTTTCTGTTGGTGCAGACGCGCAGTCCTCTTGTACGACGGGATGCTGACTTACTGCTCCGATTAGAGGACCGCGTACGGGTGAGTATGACGATCGAAACAGATCGCGAGGATATCCGCAAGCATTTCACACCGGATGCGCCTCCCATTCAGGCCCGTTTCAAAACACTCCAACTGTTAAAAGAGGCAGGAGTACCAGCGCAGGCCACCATCGCTCCCATACTTCCAAGCAGCGAACATTTTGCCGACAAGCTTTGGCCTCTGGTCAACCGTGTCTGTATTGATGATTATTTTATGGGGGACGGCAGTGGAGGAAGGCGGACACGAAGCTTGAATATCGGTGCGCTATATGAGTCGTTGGGGCTGGAAGATTGGTATCACCCAACTGCTTACAAAATGGTTTATGAGCGTTTCCTTCATGTTTTTCCTGAAGAACAGCTCCATATGAGCAAGGAAGGATTTTTACCCTGATTTGGGTTGAAGAGGGGGAGCTAATGCAAACTGTAATCACCAAAAACTTTGACTATGGGGAAAAGGAAATCCATTATCTGAAAAACGCAGATGCCGTACTTGGCGCAGCTATATCGCAAATGGGCAGAGTAGAACGGGTAATCATTCCGGATCTGTTCGCGGCGCTTGTTCATGCCATAGTTGGACAGCTTATCTCTGCCAAGGCGGTTGAAACCATATGGGCTAGAATGCAGGAGAAGTTAGGTGCGATGACTCCACAAAATATTGCTATCCAGGCGGCCGAGCATATTCAAAGCTGTGGCATTACCATGAAAAAGGCCGTATGTATCCTGAACATAGCCCAAACGATAGAACAGGGCTTGCTGGATTTACAGGAATTATATGAACTCTCCGATCCGCAGGTGATCCAAAAACTGTCCTCACTGCAGGGGATAGGCCCTTGGACGGCTGAAATGATGTTGATTAATTGTATGGAGCGTCCAGATGTCGTCAGTTGGGGCGATATCGCTATTCGGCGGGGAATGATGAAGCTATATAATCTGGATACGCTTACCAGGAAGCAGTTCGAGGAGTATAGAAGAGCCTATTCGCCCTATGGATCGGTCGCCTCGATTTATTTGTGGAGCATTTCATTTCGTTAGTTAAGGATCAGGGAGTGGAGATGATTGGAAAAAACAATTAGAGAACAAATACTGTCGAGCGTGGATACGGACTTTCAGAAGTTCACGGCTGCATTGCTTCCGACCATTGATAATGTACTAGGCGTACGTCTTCCGGTATTGCGCAAGCTGGCTCAGGATATTGCCAAAGGAGATTGGCGTTTCTATCTCGAAACTGCTGAAAGTGATTACTTCGAGGAAGTGATGCTGCAGGGCATGGTTATTGGCTATGTGAAAATGGATATAGATGAAGCGTTAAGTTATGTCACCAAATTTGTGCCTAAAATTGATAATTGGTCCGTATGCGACAGCTTTTGTGCCGGATTGAAGTTTACGAAAAATCATAAGGAACGGGTGTGGGAGTTTATACAGCCCTATCTATTCTCCAAAAAAGAATATGAAATTCGGTTTGGCGTGGTTATGCTTCTCAATTTTTATATTGAGGAACCGTATATTAATCAGGTGCTTGAATTACTGGATCAGACTCATCGTGAGGATTACTATGTACAAATGGCGGTAGCATGGGCGATATCCATCTGCTATATCAAGCTGCCGGAGATTACGATGCATTACTTGCAGAACAGTACGCTGGACGATTTTACGTTCAATAAAGCTCTGCAAAAGATCATCGAATCATACCGGGTGGATCAGGCAACAAAAACAATCATGCGCAGTATGAAGCGAAAAAGAAAATAGGATTGGCTGCTTATTTAAGGATAGGATCAGCAGTCGGGTACGCACTTTGCTTTTTTTGGAATCCAATAATAAAATGGAAGTAACTTTCGAAAAGGAGATGACGTGAATTGGCAGAGCAAGTGCGTATTGGCAAAACAGATTTATATGTAAAACCAATCGGTTTGGGTGCAAATGCGGTAGGAGGACATAATCTTTTTTCTGGTTTGAACGATGAAACGGGCAAAGAGGTCGTTCGCACAGCTTTGGATAACGGCATCAATTTTCTGGATACGGCTTTTATTTACGGACCTGAGCACTCTGAACGGTTGATTGGCGAGGTGTTGAAAGAACGAGGCAAACGTGATGAAGCCGTGATCGCAACCAAGGGAGCACACAAATTTGTGAACGGAGAGGTTGTTTTTGACAACTCGCCGGCATTTTTGCGTGACTCTGTCGAATCCAGTCTGAAAAGATTGCAAACGGATACTATTGATTTGTTTTACATTCATTTCCCGGATGAAGCAACGCCGAAGGCAGAAGCAGTCGGAGAACTGAAGAAGCTCAAGGACGAGGGTAAGATTAAAGCGATTGGCGTATCCAATTTCTCCATTGAACAGTTGAAGGATGCGAATAGCGACGGCTATGTGGATGTGCTTCAATCCGAATATAATTTACTCCAACGGGAAGCGGAAAAGGAACTGCTGCCTTACACCAAGGCGAATGGCATTTCATTTGTGCCTTATTTCCCGCTGGCAGCCGGGTTGCTGGGCGGAAAATATACGAAGGATACAACCTTCACGGACATCAGAGCCAAAAATCCGCTGTTCCAGGGAGAAACATTTGCCCGCAATCTGGAAAAGGTGGAGCAGGTGCGGCAGATTGCCAATGCATTGAATGCTGAGGTAGCTCATGTTGTGCTCGCATGGTATTTGACACGCGACTCGATTGATGCGCTCATTCCAGGGGCGAAAAAACCGGAGCAGGTGCTGGAGAATTTGAAAACGCTGAATGTTCAGCTGAGTCAGGCGGAGATCGACAAGATTGACCGCATTTTCAAATGATAAGATAGAGCTTGATTTGAAATTATATTTTTTCTATCAACAGGAGCTGCCGGACGGGCGGCTTCTTTTTCGTGTATCCCTCGCATATTCTTGTAGGGTAAGTTCATCGCTGCGGGGGGATCGGATGATGAGAAGACCGCAATGGCACAGCGCACCCAACAGAAGGCGACGCGGCAGACGCAGAGTATTTTTTATTGTGGCACTTGCGCTGCTGGTAGGGATTATACAGATGGCCGCTTATGTGGAGCAGCATTTGAAGCCGCCCATGATGCATTTGGCAAAAGTGCGGGTTAAGCAAATGGCGACAGAGGCTATCAATTCAGCGATTACGGCACAGGTAGAGCAGGGCAAGACAGCTGATAATCTGATCGAATGGAGAACGGATGCACAAGGGAGAACGTCCGGTTTTGTTCTCAATTATGCGGAGCACATGAGAATTACGTCAGATACGCTCAAAGCAGTCAAGGCAACAATGGACAGCATGAGCCATTTTGATGAGAGTGTTCCAATTGGTCAGGCATTGGGCAGCCCGCTGCTGGCAGCGTATGGCCCGAAGGTCCCCCTAAAGGTGGAGCCGCATGGAGCCATCAAGGTGGATTTGAATACCCGACAACAGGATGCGGGCATTAACATGATCCTGGTGGAAGTGTACATTCGGATTACGACGGAGGTGTCTGTAGTCATCCCGTTTGAGATGCAGCCTCAAATTGTGGAGACGGAAATCCCGGTATCTTATTTGTTGGTGGTGGGCAATGTTCCAATGTACTACTATGACAATCAGGGCAAGCCCGTTGGTAAAAATGGTGCAACTGCTCCACAGCTGGCGCTGCCTTCACATACGATAGAAAGTGGCGGCGCTCCAGATTCCGGTATAGAGAGTGTTCCAGCAGCACAGGAAGAGGAAAATCCCATCCGTCAAACTTTAACGCCATAAAGCAGAGGAGAGTAATGTGAGGAATCGAAAAGGAAAAGGGACTCTACGAGGAGGTCCCTTTTTCGTTTTCTGTTTTGAGTGCTTTGCGCTCGGTCTGCTCCCAATTTCTTAATAACGGATACGGATCGAATGACCAATCGGTCCAACCATTGTCCCGATAAATACCATAGTGCAGATGCGGTGGAAACTTTCCTTGGGTACCCGGCTTTCCGTAGCCCGAGCTTCCGACCCAGCCAACCGTTTGACCAGGTGTAACGATATCTCCTTTGTGAACAGTTTTGTCAAAGCCGGAAAGATGTGCATAGTAGTGATAGCGATTGTTGAGATCGCGAATGCCGATCCGCCATCCTCCAAATGGATTCCAGCCCTTCATTTCGACTACGCCGTAGCAGGTACTGCGAACCGGAACTCCGTAGCCAGCAAACAGATCAGTTCCTTCATGTATACGATAACCGCCCCAGCTACGACGACTTCCCCAAGTGCTGCGATAGCTGTAAATGCTGCTTAAAGGAAGTGGAAAAGCCTGACTGTTCAGATCCAGCTTGCCGTATGTCCGATACAGCTTGGCAAACTGTTGAACTCTTTGAACTGCGCGGCTGTTATGGTAATATTCCCATACGGCAATACCAAATTCATCCTCATTGTTTCCATATTTCCCGAGATAAGAAGCCATGCTAAACAGCAAGTCCTTGTCATTATCGCGGTCAGCGATCCCGTC
This DNA window, taken from Paenibacillus kribbensis, encodes the following:
- a CDS encoding methylated-DNA--[protein]-cysteine S-methyltransferase, whose product is MENQTNKTIYWSLLTHKDWNLYIAATSKGLCYVGSPNQPVAELISWVGNRFPGSSVVEEATFLQPYAKELIEYFQGERTNFTIQFDFQGTVFQMAVWSALCDIPYGETQSYSDIAHAIQKPASVRAVGAAIGANPILITIPCHRVIGKNGALTGYRGGLDMKVKLLQLERGE
- a CDS encoding aldo/keto reductase, encoding MAEQVRIGKTDLYVKPIGLGANAVGGHNLFSGLNDETGKEVVRTALDNGINFLDTAFIYGPEHSERLIGEVLKERGKRDEAVIATKGAHKFVNGEVVFDNSPAFLRDSVESSLKRLQTDTIDLFYIHFPDEATPKAEAVGELKKLKDEGKIKAIGVSNFSIEQLKDANSDGYVDVLQSEYNLLQREAEKELLPYTKANGISFVPYFPLAAGLLGGKYTKDTTFTDIRAKNPLFQGETFARNLEKVEQVRQIANALNAEVAHVVLAWYLTRDSIDALIPGAKKPEQVLENLKTLNVQLSQAEIDKIDRIFK
- a CDS encoding bifunctional transcriptional activator/DNA repair enzyme AdaA translates to METSDLSITDDMWRAIVENDKSYDGVFWYAVKTTGIFCRPSCKSRPPKKENIRVFKTAEQALAEQFRPCKRCKPTGQHLPDHEWMAWVTEYVNSHYMEDLSLHILAEISHGSPYHLHRTFKRIMHITPMEYIQQTRLAQARKQLIGSDKSVAEVGKSVGLSNTPYFITLFKKNMGCTPLQYRQLKSQEAQNGGIQHGKSNE
- the yunB gene encoding sporulation protein YunB, giving the protein MMRRPQWHSAPNRRRRGRRRVFFIVALALLVGIIQMAAYVEQHLKPPMMHLAKVRVKQMATEAINSAITAQVEQGKTADNLIEWRTDAQGRTSGFVLNYAEHMRITSDTLKAVKATMDSMSHFDESVPIGQALGSPLLAAYGPKVPLKVEPHGAIKVDLNTRQQDAGINMILVEVYIRITTEVSVVIPFEMQPQIVETEIPVSYLLVVGNVPMYYYDNQGKPVGKNGATAPQLALPSHTIESGGAPDSGIESVPAAQEEENPIRQTLTP
- a CDS encoding M23 family metallopeptidase — translated: MSHPIRTARAIRLLLLLLCAITLTTSCPLPAHAFDEDLQPSSSRSTPKAKANASQSLATLFTSRLALYQSIEALTGIPWYRLAAIDQYERTLTVAHPKDRKHAERITGIFITGPVWSGLMNPDSDDQIPRSIEMFSGLGQDGSGDGIADRDNDKDLLFSMASYLGKYGNNEDEFGIAVWEYYHNSRAVQRVQQFAKLYRTYGKLDLNSQAFPLPLSSIYSYRSTWGSRRSWGGYRIHEGTDLFAGYGVPVRSTCYGVVEMKGWNPFGGWRIGIRDLNNRYHYYAHLSGFDKTVHKGDIVTPGQTVGWVGSSGYGKPGTQGKFPPHLHYGIYRDNGWTDWSFDPYPLLRNWEQTERKALKTENEKGTSS
- a CDS encoding beta-glucoside-specific PTS transporter subunit IIABC, whose protein sequence is MSYEKLAKDIVHLVGGEENVVSLVHCATRLRFVLKDEAKADKGKLEKTDGIITVKQSGGQFQVVVGNKVPEVYNAIGKVSNILSETGQEDKSAKGNKGFGAVIDVISSIFAPLLGVMAGSGILKGLLLIASNLGWLQPKETTYMILYAAADSLFYFLPLLLAVTTARKFAGNIFVALTIAGGLLYPSIVTLKTEGTPTDFFGIPIVMMSYSSTVIPIILAVIVMSKLEKACNRFIHESVKNFVTPLILLVIMLPLTLMVFGPVGVYVGNGIAAGLVAAFSFSPLLAGAILGACWQLLVIFGVHWGLIPVFINNIAVNGRDGIKPSASASIFAQTGAAFGVMLKTKNKKLKTLAGSATLTALFGITEPAVYGVTLPLKRPFIAGVIGGAIGGAIIGQAGTQAFASGAPGLLTLPIFYGPGGQGFPGLILGITVSFLVSAILTYILGFEDPVEEEESTDNSTKESAPTAAVSNEEVLSPIEGTVVALSEVPDPAFASEAMGKGIAIQPTTGRVVAPFDGTITVAFKKKHALAIVSHHGAEVLVHVGVDTVKLDGKHFTSHIKEGDQVKAGDLLLEFDVEQIRAEGYPTITPVIITNSSEYTEILPIPQGDITEQTPLLKLSSASNEKEGIA
- a CDS encoding alanine/glycine:cation symporter family protein, with amino-acid sequence MLEKWAEAVNGIIWSNPVVYVCLGVGLLFSIMTRFLQIRHLKEMIRLVFKGKSSEAGVSSFQAFTMALSGRVGTGNIAGIALAVGMGGPGAIFWMWVMAFIGSATAFVESTLAQVYKVKRDGLYRGGPAFYIEKGTGLKWFAVIFAVVALVAMCLLLPGTQSNSIAVAFHSSFGIDMKVSGILVVVLLALIIFGGVKRIAKVAEVVIPFMALGYILVSFYIMMTNITALPGVISLIFRSAFGMDSVFGGMVGTAIAWGVKRGIYSNEAGQGSGAHPAAAAEVSHPAKQGLVQAFSVYVDTFLVCTSTAFMVLFTGMYNVKGPGGDYIVHNLPGVEEGTQYTQAAIESVFPGFGSSLLAITLFFFAFTTIIAYYYIAETNMAYLVADHKAKWPMFVLKLVILGSTFYGTVVKESALAWTLGDMGVGIMLWVNLIAMILLAKPAFRVLKDYERQRKHGLDPVFDPEKVGIPNAEYWSKEYRQPADELTITVEPGKLQV
- a CDS encoding DNA-3-methyladenine glycosylase family protein; this encodes MQTVITKNFDYGEKEIHYLKNADAVLGAAISQMGRVERVIIPDLFAALVHAIVGQLISAKAVETIWARMQEKLGAMTPQNIAIQAAEHIQSCGITMKKAVCILNIAQTIEQGLLDLQELYELSDPQVIQKLSSLQGIGPWTAEMMLINCMERPDVVSWGDIAIRRGMMKLYNLDTLTRKQFEEYRRAYSPYGSVASIYLWSISFR
- the licT gene encoding BglG family transcription antiterminator LicT, yielding MNIAKVINNNVISVYQSDGTELVVMGRGIAFKKKPGDKVDETRIQKVFALKNKQTSDNFKMLLREVPLDLIVIVEEIINDAKHNLNRKLNENIYVSLTDHINFAVERYREGLEIKNALLWEIKQLYKEEFAIGLKTLEQIKQRLGIELPVDEAAFIAIHIVNAEMNEEVITTMSITKFIQQIINIAKYHFKVDFDEDSLSYFRFITHLKFFAQRVFKGNHYENNYDHLYDMIKEKHKEAAACTEKIGAFVKKEYNHELTNEEKLYLTVHIERVVNR
- a CDS encoding DNA alkylation repair protein, coding for MEKTIREQILSSVDTDFQKFTAALLPTIDNVLGVRLPVLRKLAQDIAKGDWRFYLETAESDYFEEVMLQGMVIGYVKMDIDEALSYVTKFVPKIDNWSVCDSFCAGLKFTKNHKERVWEFIQPYLFSKKEYEIRFGVVMLLNFYIEEPYINQVLELLDQTHREDYYVQMAVAWAISICYIKLPEITMHYLQNSTLDDFTFNKALQKIIESYRVDQATKTIMRSMKRKRK
- a CDS encoding SPL family radical SAM protein, with the translated sequence MKNEYFYKNPKTLLNKGTGFLSGYTHSLNPYTGCTFGCSYCYVRQLPVSTFRKEAWGTWVDIKNQAADILRKELRRAKSKGKVTIFMSSSTDPYQPIEYKEEVTRSLLEVMLEDPPDFLLVQTRSPLVRRDADLLLRLEDRVRVSMTIETDREDIRKHFTPDAPPIQARFKTLQLLKEAGVPAQATIAPILPSSEHFADKLWPLVNRVCIDDYFMGDGSGGRRTRSLNIGALYESLGLEDWYHPTAYKMVYERFLHVFPEEQLHMSKEGFLP